From Lycium ferocissimum isolate CSIRO_LF1 chromosome 12, AGI_CSIRO_Lferr_CH_V1, whole genome shotgun sequence, one genomic window encodes:
- the LOC132040425 gene encoding serine carboxypeptidase-like 17 translates to MCNFRLTLLFHLLLTLFLHVQSLSQYGSTVEFLPGFDGPLPFYLETGYIGVGKSEEVQLFYYFVKSESDPRKDPLLLWLTGGPGCSSFTGLAYEVGPLAFGQKAYNGSLPILVSSPYSWTKFASVLFLEQPVNTGFSYATTSEAYMCTDLQACDQVYEFLRKWFINHPEFISNPFYVSGDSYSGITVPVIVQLISDGNEAGKEPLINLKGYSLGNPKTFPEESNYQIPYCHGMGLISDELFESLKETCKGEYRNIDPTNTLCSQNLKIFKKLVSGINDQQILEPFCGTDSEVHKPRQLTAGERRSLEEDLIFLKHDDFICHESHVATRKLSNYWANDLRVQEALHVRKGTIRRPWARCRQSIGGTTYTITFMNSIPYHVNLSSKGYRSLIYSGDHDMVVPFQSTQTWIKYLNYSIIDDWRPWTIDGQVAGYTRSFSNHMTFATVKGAGHTAPEYKREESFHMFKRWIAQQPL, encoded by the exons ATGTGTAATTTTCGCTTGACACTATTGTTTCATCTTCTTCTTACTTTGTTTCTACATGTACAAAGTCTTTCTCAGTATGGCTCAACTGTTGAGTTTCTTCCTGGTTTTGATGGTCCTCTTCCTTTTTATCTTGAGACCGG atatattggagttggaaaatcCGAGGAAGTGCAACTATTCTATTACTTCGTTAAATCAGAATCCGACCCGAGAAAAGATCCGCTCTTGTTATGGCTAACAGGAGGGCCTGGTTGCTCATCCTTTACGGGGTTGGCGTATGAAGTAG GCCCATTGGCTTTTGGTCAAAAGGCATACAATGGAAGCCTACCGATTCTTGTTTCAAGTCCATATTCATGGACAAAG TTTGCAAGCGTATTGTTCCTGGAACAGCCTGTAAATACTGGGTTTTCATATGCAACAACTTCAGAGGCGTATATGTGTACTGATCTACAAGCGTGCGACCAGGTCTATGAATTTCTACGGAAG TGGTTCATTAATCATCCGGAATTCATTTCGAACCCTTTCTATGTTTCTGGGGATTCATATTCAGGCATTACAGTTCCAGTTATTGTTCAACTAATATCAGATG GAAATGAAGCAGGCAAAGAGCCATTAATCAACCTTAAG GGCTATTCACTTGGAAATCCAAAAACATTTCCTGAAGAAAGCAATTACCAAATTCCTTACTGTCATGGTATGGGGCTAATATCTGATGAACTTTTTGAG TCACTGAAAGAGACTTGCAAAGGCGAATACCGAAACATAGATCCTACCAATACACTATGTTcacaaaacttaaagattttcaagaag CTTGTGAGTGGTATAAATGATCAGCAAATACTAGAGCCTTTCTGCGGAACAGACTCTGAAGTACACAAACCGCGTCAATTGACTGCTGGTGAAAGAAGATCTCTTGAAGAAGATTTGATCTTTCTAAAACATGATGACTTCATCTGTCACGAAAGTCAT GTCGCCACACGCAAGCTCTCCAATTATTGGGCAAATGACCTGAGAGTTCAAGAGGCTCTCCatgttagaaag GGAACTATAAGAAGACCATGGGCGAGATGTAGGCAAAGTATCGGAGGTACAACTTACACAataactttcatgaatagtataCCTTACCATGTAAACCTTAGTTCGAAAGGTTATCGATCACTTATATACAG TGGCGATCATGACATGGTTGTTCCTTTCCAATCGACACAAACATGGATAAAATATCTAAATTATTCTATTATTGATGATTGGCGTCCATGGACTATTGACGGACAAGTTGCAGG TTACACGAGGTCTTTCTCTAATCATATGACATTTGCAACAGTAAAG gGAGCAGGACACACAGCTCCCGAGTACAAACGTGAAGAGAGCTTTCATATGTTTAAAAGATGGATAGCTCAACAACCTTTGTAA